CTCGGCGAACAGTCGCAGGCGCTCGGCGTGAACGTCGTCGGCGACGGCGTCCAGCGTCGGGATGCCCGGCAGCCAGCCGTGGGCGAAGCTGCCCAGGGCGCTGGCCATCTGGTCGCCGGCGGCGCTGCCCTGGGAGTGGCCGACGAAGGCCTTGACTGCGACCACCGGCCAGGAGGTGATGCCGTTGGCGGCGGCCACCTGGTCGAAGACGTGGGACTCGGTGGCGCGATTCTTCGGCGTGCTGGTGCCGTGGGCATGCAGGAAGGTGCGCGTGCGCAGGGCGTCTTCGCCGAGTATTTCTCGCGCCAGGCTGACCGCCTTGCCCAGGGTGATGTAGTTGCCGATGCCGGGGGCGGAGATCGAACGCTTCCAGCCGTCGGCGTTGGTGAAGACGCCCGGCACGCTGCCGAGCACCTGGGCGCCGACCTCCAGCGCCAGGCTGTCGTCCATCAGCAGCACGAACTGGCTGGCCTCGGCGATGGTGAAACCGCAGTTGCGGGCGAAGGGCCGGCAGGCCCGCTGGTAGTCGGCATCGGTGAGCAGGCTCAGGGCGTCCAGCGCCTTGAGGCTGTCGTCGTCGGCGAGCGCGCCCATGGCCCGGAAGCCTTCGATGATCTCCGGGGTGATCGGGGCATCCGAGGTGCCGACCATCACCACGCGACGGCGACCGCTCGAGATCTCCTCGACGCCCTGGCGCAGGTTGTAGAGGAAGGTCGCGCAGGCGCCCTGGATGGCGCCGGTGGCGCCGACGCTGCCCAGCACATAGGCGTTGAGGAAGTCGGCGGGCATCTGGCCATAGCCCAGCGGCATCTGCTTGGAGGTGGCGCGATTGCCCGAGGCATAGCTCTTCAAGAGGCCGCCCCAGCCGGCATCGTCGAGCTGGCCGATGGAGTTGCCGGCATAGACGGCGATGTCGTCCGGGTCGAGGCGGTCGCGCAGGGTTTCCCAGTCGAGCCCGCTCTGACCGAGGCAGTCCGAGGCGCCGAAGATCGCCATCGACAGCCCGCGGGGATGGTGCACGCTGCGGTACAGGCTGCTCGGCGCGAAGCCGCTGGGCAGTTGGCCGGCGGCGCGCACCTGGGCGCTGCGGCGCTCGGGCAGCAGGACATCGAACTGGCCTGGCGGCACCGTGACCTCGACGTGACGGCGGTCGAGCTCGCGGACCTGCCAGGTCTCGGGCAGCTGCTCGGGCAGCTGGCGGCGGCGCACCTGGAAGGTGAGCGGCGCCTCGATGGAAAGCGAAGCCTGGCGATTGGCCGGGATGCCATCGGCGCCGAAGGTCGGGTCCTCGATGCGCCGGATCAGGGTGTGGTCGAGCACCTGCTGCCGGTAGCACTCGACGATGGCATCGGCGTCCAAGTAGGCCCCGCTGGCATTCTGCCAGGGCGCGTCGCCATCGGTGTGGACCAGACGCATCATCGCCGCCAGACCGATCAGGGTGCTGGCCTGGACATCCGCATCGAGGGCCGAGAGGACCGTGCGTCGAAACGCCTGATGGCCCGAGGTTCTGCCGGCAGCATTCACGCCTCCCATGCCGACGATCACCGGTAACTGTGACAAGCCGCTTACCTCATTGTGCTGGTGGCGCCTGGGCGCTCATGTTTCCTTCATTTCCCTCGGATAATATCACCGCGGCCGCTGCCCCGTCATGCGAGCTGGCGGGTGCCGGTGGCGCTATTCACGCTATTGTCATAAAGAGCTGTTGGAATCTGCGCCTGGCCGACCGGCCCTGCTAGAATGGCGCCTCTTCCTCTTCACCCGGCCGCCGGACGTCCATGCAAGCCAATTCCCGAGCCATCGTCACCAACCAGCCTGGTCCCCATCAGGATCTT
The genomic region above belongs to Halomonas sp. YLGW01 and contains:
- a CDS encoding beta-ketoacyl synthase, with product MGGVNAAGRTSGHQAFRRTVLSALDADVQASTLIGLAAMMRLVHTDGDAPWQNASGAYLDADAIVECYRQQVLDHTLIRRIEDPTFGADGIPANRQASLSIEAPLTFQVRRRQLPEQLPETWQVRELDRRHVEVTVPPGQFDVLLPERRSAQVRAAGQLPSGFAPSSLYRSVHHPRGLSMAIFGASDCLGQSGLDWETLRDRLDPDDIAVYAGNSIGQLDDAGWGGLLKSYASGNRATSKQMPLGYGQMPADFLNAYVLGSVGATGAIQGACATFLYNLRQGVEEISSGRRRVVMVGTSDAPITPEIIEGFRAMGALADDDSLKALDALSLLTDADYQRACRPFARNCGFTIAEASQFVLLMDDSLALEVGAQVLGSVPGVFTNADGWKRSISAPGIGNYITLGKAVSLAREILGEDALRTRTFLHAHGTSTPKNRATESHVFDQVAAANGITSWPVVAVKAFVGHSQGSAAGDQMASALGSFAHGWLPGIPTLDAVADDVHAERLRLFAEPLAFEADAAFINAKGFGGNNATGLVLSPTVTERLLVKRHGQAAVDAWKARREVALEASQAYVARADQGHFQALYRFGQGVLEGPELSVEAGQIGIPGYAQPVSLSVDNPFGSLKDDSLDDSSNDK